In Dama dama isolate Ldn47 chromosome 20, ASM3311817v1, whole genome shotgun sequence, a single window of DNA contains:
- the LOC133040843 gene encoding thymosin beta-4-like, whose translation MPCGHSAAATVQTRLHSLAARSTPSATMSDKPDMAEIQKFDKSKLKKTETQEKNPLPLKETIEQEKQAGES comes from the coding sequence ATGCCTTGTGGGCACTCAGCTGCAGCCACAGTGCAGACCAGACTTCACTCGCTCGCAGCTCGCTCCACGCCCTCTGCAACAATGTCTGACAAGCCCGATATGGCTGAGATTCAGAAGTTTGATAAGTCGAAATTGAAGAAAACGGAAACGCAAGAGAAAAATCCACTGCCTTTGAAAGAAACAATTGAACAGGAGAAGCAAGCAGGCGAGTCGTAA